In Silene latifolia isolate original U9 population chromosome 3, ASM4854445v1, whole genome shotgun sequence, a single window of DNA contains:
- the LOC141648669 gene encoding uncharacterized protein LOC141648669 — translation MATSLEKGKGVIHSDDRRSADSFFWDEGTEEEEARGQLMPIGRIWAQKSIKVKAAIETMIKLWNTLKPIIGNVINAKEKMFVFRFGTMRDKDRVLENQSWHFGKFVWCFNEPTSTGKLTDIPLFHLPLWARVYDLPISGRKNEGNVRKIRVMLGTYINMELRPNPEMDRAIRVLILHDIRIPLKKMIKILMPTGKEVCFDVKYERLPTFCYGYGRLGHGEKDCKEGPYEEDELKFGE, via the coding sequence ATGGCTACATCTCTGGAAAAGGGTAAAGGAGTTATACACAGTGATGATCGAAGGAGTGCAGATTCATTTTTTTGGGATGAAgggactgaggaggaagaagcgAGGGGACAACTCATGCCGATAGGGCGAATTTGGGCGCAAAAATCGATTAAAGTGAAAGCGGCTATTGAGACGATGATCAAATTGTGGAATACATTGAAGCCAATAATTGGGAATGTCATTAACGCAAAGGAGAAGATGTTCGTCTTTCGCTTTGGGACAATGCGGGATAAAGATAGGGTTTTGGAGAATCAATCATGGCATTTCGGCAAGTTTGTTTGGTGCTTCAATGAACCGACGTCGACAGGTAAGCTAACTGACATCCCCCTTTTTCATTTACCACTATGGGCAAGAGTTTATGATTTACCGATTTCGGGACGGAAAAATGAAGGAAATGTGAGGAAGATAAGGGTGATGTTGGGTACCTATATTAATATGGAGTTACGGCCAAATCCAGAGATGGATAGGGCAATTAGGGTTCTAATCTTACATGACATTCGAATACCTTTGAAGAAGATGATTAAAATTTTGATGCCAACTGGGAAGGAAGTGTGCTTCGATGTGAAATATGAGCGTTTACCGACGTTTTGCTATGGTTATGGGAGGTTAGGGCATGGGGAAAAAGATTGCAAGGAGGGGCCTTATGAAGAAGATGAGTTAAAATTTGGGGAATAG